From Streptomyces sp. NBC_00775, one genomic window encodes:
- a CDS encoding ATP-dependent Clp protease proteolytic subunit gives MTPLITGWDPARAPRAEEGDTPATRFDDHLAAQLLAQRIVFLGTQVDEVSANRVCAQLLLLSAEDARTDISLYLNSPGGSVTAGLAIYDTMRLIPNDVSTLVMGFAASMGQFLLSVGTHGKRFALPNARIMMHQPSAGIGGTTADIEIQAQNLEFTKKAIERITAEHTGQSEETISRDGDRDRWFTAEQAKEYGMVDRVVESLDDVRPAASRRRMGL, from the coding sequence ATGACTCCACTCATCACCGGCTGGGACCCGGCCCGTGCGCCACGGGCCGAGGAGGGCGACACCCCTGCGACACGCTTCGACGACCATCTGGCCGCGCAGCTGCTCGCCCAGCGGATCGTCTTTCTCGGCACGCAGGTCGACGAGGTCTCCGCGAACCGGGTCTGCGCGCAACTGCTCCTGCTGTCGGCGGAGGACGCGCGGACCGACATCAGCCTGTACCTCAACAGTCCGGGCGGATCGGTGACCGCGGGCCTCGCGATCTACGACACGATGCGGCTGATCCCGAACGACGTCTCGACGCTCGTCATGGGATTCGCGGCGAGCATGGGCCAGTTCCTGCTCAGCGTGGGCACGCATGGGAAGCGCTTCGCGCTGCCGAACGCGCGGATCATGATGCACCAGCCGTCGGCCGGCATCGGCGGCACCACCGCCGACATCGAAATCCAGGCGCAGAACCTGGAGTTCACGAAGAAGGCCATCGAGCGGATCACCGCGGAGCACACCGGCCAGAGCGAGGAGACGATCTCCCGGGACGGCGACCGCGACCGCTGGTTCACGGCCGAGCAGGCCAAGGAATACGGCATGGTTGACCGGGTCGTGGAGTCGCTCGACGACGTCCGCCCGGCCGCGTCACGGCGCCGGATGGGACTCTGA
- a CDS encoding (2Fe-2S) ferredoxin domain-containing protein, with the protein MTGATPQSFRRTAIGAAASRPCTLVVCRGCCCGNPRKYPDIDHDWQLDRLRAGADASGGRFAVRTTDCLGPCDQANVIVVQPSGAGRRAGGRPTWIGFAMDDDCTDEVLRWAAAGGPGIAEPPVTLELQFIRPPSEARSRTRR; encoded by the coding sequence GTGACCGGCGCAACGCCCCAGAGCTTTCGCAGGACCGCGATAGGCGCCGCCGCTTCGCGGCCCTGCACCCTGGTCGTCTGCCGGGGCTGCTGCTGCGGCAACCCGCGCAAGTACCCCGACATCGACCACGACTGGCAGTTGGACCGGCTGCGCGCCGGTGCCGACGCCTCCGGTGGCCGTTTCGCCGTGCGTACGACGGACTGTCTCGGCCCGTGCGACCAGGCGAACGTCATCGTCGTGCAGCCGTCCGGGGCCGGGCGCCGGGCCGGCGGCCGGCCCACGTGGATCGGCTTCGCCATGGACGACGACTGCACGGACGAGGTGCTGCGGTGGGCGGCCGCCGGAGGACCGGGCATCGCCGAACCCCCGGTCACCCTGGAACTCCAGTTCATCCGCCCGCCGAGCGAGGCCCGGTCCCGTACCCGCCGATGA
- a CDS encoding epoxide hydrolase family protein, with translation MTSSDGTRMAPFRIDFPQSDLDDLHQRLDRTRWPDALPGVGWAYGVPRDYLEGLVRYWRHVYDWRAAEARLNAWPQFTTEIDGARIHFAHIRSPEPDATPLIITHGWPGSIVEFTDVVGPLTDPRAHGGDPADAFHLVVPSIPGFGLSGPTRDTGWEFRRVAAAFAELMERLGYRQFGAQGGDWGGAISRELGRAYPDRMIGVHLNLLPGSSATAEPDPDELAALSPAERERTLFSWRRGQEWLRDEQGYADIQSTRPQTLAYGLTDSPVGQLAWIAEKFKQWTDSRDRPEGAVDRDLLLTNVMLYWLTGTAGSSARIYYERAHADYWGLPPEPSTTPTALAVFPRENFVPLRHLAERTDKIVRWTEFDRGGHFAALEEPDLLIDDVRAFFRELREAG, from the coding sequence ATGACTTCTTCAGACGGCACACGCATGGCCCCCTTCCGCATCGACTTCCCGCAGAGCGACCTCGACGACCTCCATCAGCGCCTCGACCGCACCCGTTGGCCCGACGCGTTGCCGGGTGTTGGCTGGGCGTACGGAGTTCCCCGGGACTATCTGGAAGGGCTCGTACGGTACTGGCGGCACGTGTACGACTGGCGTGCGGCCGAGGCGCGGCTGAACGCATGGCCGCAGTTCACGACGGAGATCGACGGCGCGCGGATTCACTTCGCCCACATCCGGTCGCCGGAACCGGATGCGACTCCCCTGATCATCACGCACGGGTGGCCCGGCTCGATCGTCGAATTCACGGACGTCGTCGGTCCGTTGACCGATCCCCGGGCGCACGGCGGTGATCCGGCCGACGCGTTTCATCTGGTCGTGCCGAGCATTCCCGGATTCGGGCTCTCCGGGCCGACGCGGGACACCGGCTGGGAGTTCCGGCGGGTGGCCGCCGCCTTCGCCGAGCTGATGGAGCGTCTCGGCTATCGGCAGTTCGGCGCGCAGGGCGGGGACTGGGGCGGGGCCATCTCGCGTGAGCTGGGCCGGGCGTACCCCGACCGCATGATCGGCGTCCATCTGAATCTGCTCCCCGGGTCCTCGGCGACGGCCGAACCGGACCCGGACGAGCTGGCCGCGCTGAGCCCCGCCGAGCGCGAGCGCACGCTGTTTTCCTGGCGGCGTGGCCAGGAATGGCTCCGCGACGAACAGGGGTACGCCGACATCCAGTCGACGCGGCCGCAGACCCTCGCGTACGGGCTCACGGACTCTCCGGTCGGCCAACTCGCCTGGATCGCGGAGAAGTTCAAGCAGTGGACGGACTCGCGAGACCGCCCCGAGGGCGCCGTCGACCGGGATCTGCTGCTGACCAATGTGATGCTGTACTGGCTGACGGGCACGGCCGGTTCGTCGGCCCGTATCTACTACGAGCGGGCCCACGCGGACTATTGGGGCCTGCCGCCCGAGCCGTCGACCACCCCGACCGCTCTCGCCGTCTTCCCCCGGGAGAACTTCGTACCCCTGCGACACCTGGCCGAGCGCACCGACAAAATCGTCCGCTGGACCGAGTTCGACCGGGGCGGTCACTTCGCCGCCTTGGAGGAGCCGGATCTGCTGATCGACGATGTGCGGGCCTTCTTCCGGGAGCTTCGCGAGGCCGGCTGA
- a CDS encoding VOC family protein, with protein sequence MPADGFTTCLWFDGQAEEAAHYYVSIFKNSRLGRMGRYTEAGPGPAGSVIAAEFVANGQKFVALNGGPQFTFDEAISFQIHCEDQEEVDHYWNKLIDDGGEGGPCGWLKDKFGLSWQVVPSRLIDLISDPDPVKAARTTEAMLQMSKLDIAALEKAYAGE encoded by the coding sequence ATGCCAGCCGACGGATTCACCACATGTCTGTGGTTCGACGGCCAGGCCGAAGAGGCCGCGCACTACTACGTCTCGATCTTCAAGAACTCCCGGCTCGGCAGGATGGGCCGCTACACGGAGGCCGGGCCCGGGCCCGCCGGTTCCGTGATCGCCGCCGAGTTCGTGGCCAACGGGCAGAAGTTCGTCGCGCTGAACGGCGGCCCGCAGTTCACGTTCGACGAGGCGATCTCGTTCCAGATCCACTGCGAGGACCAGGAAGAGGTGGACCACTACTGGAACAAGCTCATCGACGACGGCGGCGAAGGGGGCCCCTGCGGCTGGCTCAAGGACAAGTTCGGTCTGTCCTGGCAGGTCGTTCCGAGCAGGCTCATCGACCTGATCAGCGACCCGGACCCGGTGAAGGCGGCCCGCACGACCGAGGCGATGCTGCAGATGTCCAAGCTGGACATCGCGGCCCTGGAGAAGGCGTACGCGGGGGAGTAG
- a CDS encoding ABC transporter ATP-binding protein, with protein sequence MASSEKPLDHRYRGEHPIRTLAYLFRADRRKLAAAFLVFTVKHSPVWLLPLITASIIDTVVQHQPIGRVWLSAGVILFILLVNIPLHLLYVRLLYGSVRRMGTDLRSALCTRMQQLSIGYHSRVSAGVLQAKVIRDVETVEQMVQQTAETGLGALTVLTGGLVVIAVRTPEFVPVFLCVVPVAALLVARLRTRLRSQNEHFRHEIEHLSSRVTEMTRLIPVTRAHGLEGKALRRMDGTLRQVLRSGLRLDLLNGRFASLAWVFLNVVGVLFLTGAALVSYYGYWGVTPGDVVMLSAFLTTLTNSTTTLAGLAPVITRGLESVRSVGEVLQAPELEDNEGKAEVTSLRGAVTFDGVGHTYFEGAGPAREEGRPAVRDFTLAVAPGETIALVGASGAGKSTVLNLVIGFIRPTSGRLLLDGTDMSTLDLRTYRRFVSVVPQESILFDGTVRENVAYGMDDAGDATVREALRDANALEFVDRLPQGLDTVIGEHGARLSGGQRQRLAIARALIRDPRVLVLDEATSALDTHSEALVQQALTRLLSGRTTFVVAHRLSTIRGADRIVVMRDGAIQEVGAHEELLRRGGAYTALHSGQLA encoded by the coding sequence ATGGCGTCGTCCGAGAAACCGCTCGACCATCGCTACCGGGGCGAACACCCGATACGCACCCTTGCCTACCTGTTCCGCGCCGACCGCCGAAAGCTGGCCGCGGCGTTCCTCGTCTTCACCGTTAAGCACAGCCCGGTGTGGCTGCTGCCGCTGATCACGGCGTCCATCATCGACACCGTCGTCCAGCACCAGCCGATCGGCCGGGTGTGGCTGAGCGCCGGGGTGATTCTGTTCATCCTGCTGGTCAACATCCCGCTGCACCTGCTGTATGTGCGTCTGCTGTACGGGAGCGTGCGCCGCATGGGCACCGATCTGCGCTCCGCCCTGTGCACCCGTATGCAGCAGCTCTCCATCGGCTACCACTCACGGGTCAGCGCGGGCGTACTGCAGGCCAAGGTCATCCGGGACGTGGAGACCGTGGAGCAGATGGTGCAGCAGACCGCCGAGACCGGGCTCGGCGCACTCACCGTGCTCACAGGCGGCCTGGTCGTGATCGCCGTCCGCACACCCGAGTTCGTGCCCGTCTTCCTGTGCGTCGTGCCGGTCGCGGCCCTGCTCGTGGCGCGGCTGCGGACCCGGCTCCGCTCCCAGAACGAGCACTTCCGGCACGAAATCGAGCATCTGTCGTCGCGAGTGACCGAGATGACCCGGCTCATCCCGGTCACCCGGGCACACGGCCTGGAGGGCAAGGCGCTGCGCCGCATGGACGGCACGCTGCGGCAGGTGCTCCGCTCCGGGCTGCGCCTGGACCTGCTCAACGGGCGGTTCGCCTCGCTGGCATGGGTGTTCCTGAACGTCGTCGGCGTGCTCTTCCTCACCGGCGCGGCGCTGGTGTCGTACTACGGCTACTGGGGTGTGACACCCGGCGACGTCGTCATGCTCAGCGCCTTCCTGACCACCCTCACCAACTCCACGACGACGCTCGCGGGTCTGGCCCCGGTCATCACCAGGGGCCTGGAGTCGGTGCGTTCGGTCGGCGAGGTGCTCCAGGCGCCCGAGCTGGAGGACAACGAGGGCAAGGCGGAGGTCACCTCGCTTCGCGGTGCCGTCACCTTCGACGGCGTAGGACATACGTACTTCGAGGGGGCCGGGCCCGCGCGGGAGGAAGGCAGGCCCGCCGTACGGGACTTCACGCTGGCCGTCGCTCCCGGCGAGACCATCGCGCTGGTCGGCGCATCGGGAGCCGGGAAGTCCACCGTGCTCAATCTCGTCATCGGCTTCATCCGTCCCACGTCGGGCCGGTTGCTGCTCGACGGGACCGACATGAGCACGCTGGACCTGCGCACGTACCGGCGTTTCGTCTCGGTGGTGCCGCAGGAGTCGATCCTCTTCGACGGCACGGTCCGGGAGAACGTCGCGTACGGCATGGACGACGCCGGTGACGCCACGGTGCGCGAGGCGTTGCGCGACGCCAACGCGCTGGAGTTCGTGGACCGGCTGCCGCAGGGCCTCGACACCGTGATCGGCGAGCACGGAGCCCGGCTCTCCGGGGGTCAGCGGCAGCGCCTCGCCATCGCGCGGGCACTGATCCGCGATCCCCGGGTACTCGTCCTCGACGAGGCCACCTCCGCGCTGGACACGCACTCCGAGGCCCTCGTCCAGCAGGCACTGACCCGGCTGCTGAGCGGGCGCACCACGTTCGTCGTGGCGCACCGGCTGTCCACGATCCGGGGCGCGGACCGCATCGTCGTGATGCGGGACGGGGCCATCCAGGAGGTCGGCGCGCACGAGGAGCTGCTGCGGCGCGGCGGCGCGTACACGGCGCTGCACAGCGGCCAGCTCGCCTGA
- a CDS encoding RNA polymerase sigma factor — protein sequence MSRSPVSVGRLPDEALLSGLATGDPELAVTFVRRFQHTVFGVAIGVIGDPQLAEDIAQQTFERAWRYAQIYDARRGSVRTWLMAIAHNLAIDAVRSRRPEPVAPEDLDAMLGVIGETPERHALAAEASSQLRAAVAELPREQGRALVMAGIYGMTAQQIADWEKIPLGTAKTRIRTAMGKLRITLASPNRGGHGK from the coding sequence ATGTCGAGATCTCCGGTTTCCGTGGGCCGGCTCCCGGACGAGGCTCTGCTGTCCGGGCTGGCCACCGGCGATCCGGAGCTCGCCGTCACCTTCGTACGGAGGTTCCAGCACACGGTCTTCGGTGTCGCCATCGGCGTCATCGGGGATCCACAGCTGGCCGAAGACATCGCCCAGCAGACGTTCGAGCGCGCGTGGCGTTACGCGCAGATCTACGACGCGCGCCGCGGATCGGTAAGGACCTGGCTGATGGCCATCGCCCACAACCTCGCTATCGACGCCGTCCGGTCGCGACGGCCGGAGCCGGTGGCGCCCGAGGATCTTGACGCGATGCTCGGCGTCATCGGCGAGACGCCCGAGCGGCACGCACTGGCCGCCGAGGCGTCCTCCCAGCTGCGGGCAGCCGTGGCGGAGCTGCCGCGCGAGCAGGGCCGCGCCCTGGTGATGGCGGGCATCTACGGTATGACCGCCCAGCAGATCGCCGACTGGGAGAAGATCCCGCTGGGCACCGCCAAGACGCGCATCAGGACGGCGATGGGCAAACTGCGCATCACGCTCGCGTCTCCGAACCGAGGCGGCCATGGCAAGTGA
- a CDS encoding FBP domain-containing protein — protein sequence MKPLTEQEIRTAFVNCTKGEAKRLSVPRDLTDRPWDDLDYLGWRDPQAPERAYLVIELDGLTKALALRCPSPAASQMRRSMCSMCVTTHTGGVSLMVAPKAGKAGQQGNSVGAYICSDLSCSLYVRGKKDAGVGSRPHESLTSEEKIQRTVANLAAFIARVTA from the coding sequence ATGAAGCCGCTGACCGAGCAAGAGATCCGTACCGCGTTCGTGAACTGCACCAAGGGCGAGGCGAAGCGCCTGTCCGTCCCACGGGACCTGACCGACCGCCCCTGGGACGACCTGGACTACCTGGGCTGGCGAGATCCCCAGGCACCCGAACGCGCCTACCTCGTCATCGAGCTGGACGGCCTGACAAAGGCCCTCGCGCTGCGCTGCCCCAGCCCCGCCGCCTCCCAGATGCGGCGCAGCATGTGCTCCATGTGCGTGACCACCCACACCGGCGGCGTCTCCCTGATGGTCGCGCCGAAGGCGGGGAAGGCCGGGCAGCAGGGCAACTCGGTGGGCGCCTACATATGCAGCGACCTCTCGTGCTCGCTGTACGTGCGGGGCAAGAAGGACGCGGGCGTCGGCTCACGGCCCCACGAGTCACTCACGTCGGAGGAGAAGATCCAGCGGACCGTGGCGAACCTCGCCGCGTTCATCGCCAGGGTGACCGCCTGA
- a CDS encoding TetR/AcrR family transcriptional regulator, giving the protein MARVGLTTERLTRAGAELADEVGFDQVTVSELARRFDVKVASLYSHVKNSQDLKTKIALLALEELADRGAADLAGRAGKDALTALANVYRDYAREHPGRYAAAQMRLDPETAAASAGVRHAQMTRAILRGYELTEPDQTHAVRLLGSAFHGYISLEMGGGFSHSAPDTQETWSRMLDALDALLRNWPAP; this is encoded by the coding sequence ATGGCACGCGTAGGGCTGACCACGGAGCGCCTGACTCGGGCAGGGGCGGAGCTGGCGGACGAGGTCGGCTTCGACCAGGTGACCGTCTCGGAGCTCGCCCGGCGGTTCGACGTCAAGGTCGCGAGCCTGTACTCGCATGTGAAGAACTCCCAGGACCTCAAGACCAAGATCGCCCTGCTCGCGCTGGAGGAACTCGCGGACCGGGGCGCCGCCGACCTGGCCGGCCGGGCCGGCAAGGACGCCCTGACCGCTCTCGCGAACGTCTACCGCGACTACGCCCGGGAGCATCCCGGCCGCTATGCGGCGGCCCAGATGAGGCTCGACCCGGAAACGGCGGCCGCCAGCGCCGGAGTCAGACACGCGCAGATGACGCGGGCGATCCTGCGCGGCTACGAGCTGACGGAACCGGATCAGACGCACGCGGTCCGGCTGCTGGGCAGCGCCTTCCACGGCTACATCAGCCTGGAGATGGGCGGAGGGTTCAGCCACAGCGCGCCCGACACACAGGAAACCTGGTCAAGGATGCTGGACGCCCTCGACGCCCTGCTGCGGAACTGGCCCGCGCCCTGA
- a CDS encoding GDSL-type esterase/lipase family protein, which translates to MHTKRDWITTPITTDLLHGALDLERTEHGWLPHRLPFWARKQIPDGQLAMAESQPSGVRLVFRTRATAVELDTLPTKRVYVGAPLRPGGVYDLLVDGRPAGQAGVSSGNTLTIDLTTGSVQAQPGPVGTLRFTDLPDGAKDIEIWLPHNETTELVALRTDAPVEPAPDQGRKVWLHHGSSISQGSDAASPTTTWPALAASLAGVELINLGLGGSALLDPFTARTLRDTPADLISVKIGINLVNTDLMRLRAFTPAVHGFLDTIREGHPTTPLLVVSPVLCPIHEDTPGPSVPDLTALSTGQLRFRAAGDPAERADGKLTLGVIRDELARMVEQRAAEDPNLHYLDGRDLYGQVDSVELPLPDQLHPDAATHRRIGERFAKLAFAPGGVFDE; encoded by the coding sequence ATGCACACCAAGCGCGACTGGATCACCACACCCATCACCACGGACCTCCTGCACGGCGCCCTCGACCTGGAGCGCACCGAGCACGGATGGCTGCCGCATCGGCTGCCCTTTTGGGCCCGCAAGCAGATCCCCGACGGGCAGCTCGCCATGGCCGAGTCCCAGCCCTCCGGCGTACGGCTGGTCTTCCGGACCCGGGCCACCGCCGTCGAACTGGACACGCTGCCCACCAAGCGGGTCTACGTGGGTGCCCCGCTCCGCCCGGGCGGCGTGTACGACCTGCTCGTCGACGGCCGCCCGGCCGGGCAGGCCGGTGTGAGCAGCGGCAACACCCTGACCATCGACCTGACCACCGGATCCGTCCAGGCCCAGCCCGGCCCGGTCGGCACCCTCCGCTTCACCGATCTGCCCGACGGCGCCAAGGACATCGAGATCTGGCTGCCGCACAACGAGACCACCGAACTCGTCGCCCTGCGCACCGACGCCCCCGTCGAGCCGGCACCGGACCAAGGCCGCAAGGTGTGGCTGCACCACGGCAGTTCGATCAGCCAAGGCTCCGACGCCGCCAGTCCCACCACCACCTGGCCCGCACTCGCCGCCTCCCTCGCGGGTGTGGAACTGATCAACCTGGGCCTGGGCGGCAGCGCCCTGCTCGACCCGTTCACCGCCCGCACCCTGCGGGACACGCCCGCCGACCTGATCAGCGTCAAGATCGGCATCAACCTGGTCAACACCGACCTGATGCGCCTGCGCGCCTTCACACCCGCCGTCCACGGCTTCCTCGACACCATCCGCGAAGGCCACCCCACCACACCGCTGCTGGTTGTCTCGCCCGTCCTGTGCCCCATCCACGAAGACACACCCGGCCCCAGCGTCCCGGACCTCACCGCCCTCAGCACCGGGCAACTGCGGTTCCGGGCCGCGGGCGATCCGGCGGAGCGCGCCGACGGGAAACTGACCCTGGGCGTCATCCGCGACGAGCTGGCCCGGATGGTCGAGCAGCGCGCGGCCGAGGATCCGAACCTGCACTACCTCGACGGCCGTGACCTCTACGGTCAGGTCGACTCCGTCGAGCTGCCGCTGCCCGACCAGCTCCACCCGGACGCCGCCACTCACCGCCGCATCGGCGAACGCTTCGCCAAACTGGCCTTCGCCCCGGGCGGCGTCTTTGACGAGTGA